The following nucleotide sequence is from Achromobacter spanius.
CGGGCCTGCTCCTCGCGCATCACCAGGAAGGCGTCCGCGCCCGCGCAGGGCATCACGCAGTCGAACAGATGGATGGGGTCGGTGATGACGCGCGCGTCCAGGTATTGCTGCAACGTCAGCGGCTTTTTCATCAGCGCGTGCGGGTAGCGCAGCGCGTTGTCGCGTTGGGCCACGCACAGCTTGCCGAAGTCTTCGCGCGTGGCGCCGGTGGCGCGCATGTAGTGCGCGGTCAGCAGCGCGAAGCTGGCGTTGGGGCCGCCCGCGCCATAGGGGTAGACGGCGTCTTGTGCAAAGCGCGAGAACTGGCTGACGGTGTTGCGAAACGAGTCCACATGGTTGGTGTCGCCCGCGATGCAGGCCACGATGTTGGCGTCGCCCGCCTGCACGGCGCGTGCCGCGCGGCGCAAGGCCGCCACGCCGCTGGCGCCGCCCATGGGGATGTGGTCCAGCCAGCGCGGGCTCATGCCCAGGTGCTGGACCAGGCCCACGGCGGTGTCGGGCGCCAGCGTGAAGCTGGATACACACAGGCCGTCGACATCGGTCTTGGCCACGCCGGACTGCCGGATCAACGCTCCCAGCGCGCGACCCAGCCACCAGTGCGCGGCATGGGTGGAATAGCGCTCGTACGGAATGGTGACGGGCAGGGCCGCCACGATGCCGTCGTATCCCAGTCGGCTCATCGGGCAGGCTCCTGGCGTTTTTTCATGGCGTTGGTGTCGATGCAGCGCGCCGTGCCGGGCAAGGTCGGCGCCAGCGTTTTCATTTCGCCGCGCTGGATCTTGTTGGTGGTGGTCAGCGGCAGGCTGTCCACAAACGCCACATAGCCGGGCGCCTTGTAATAGGCCAGTTGTTGCAGGCACCACTGCACGATGCCGCGCGCGGCCTCGGTCATGGCGGCGTCATCGGCGGGCAGGGTTTCGGGCACGACGCAGGCCAGCACTTCGTCGCCACGCACGGGGTCGGGCACGGCGGCCACGGCCACGGCCTTGACCAGCGGATGCTGCATCAGCACGCTTTCCACTTCCACGGCCGAGATGTTTTCGCCGCTGCGGCGGATCACGTTTTTCTTGCGGTCCACAAAGCGCAGCGCGCCGTCGGCTTCGCGGCGCACGATGTCGCCGGTGTGAAACCAGCCGTCCTGCCAGGCCTCATCGGTGGCGGCTTCGTCTTTCAGATAACCGGCGAAGAATCCGTAACGCGGATCCTCACCCGCGTGGCGCACCAGCAGTTCGCCGGGTTCGCCCACGGTGGCGGGCTGGCCGGCGTCGGTCACGATGCGGACCTGCACATCGTCTTCCTCTCGGCCGAAGCTGCTAGTGCCGATGTAGCGGGGTTCCTGGTTGGCGATGATGACGGCGCCCGCGCCGGTCTCGGTCATGGCCCAGGCTTCCAGCAAGGGGAAGCCGAAGCGCGCTTCAAAAGGCGCGTGCAGGGTGCGGTCCACGCCCGCGCCAAAGCCGAAGCGGATGGCGGGCTGCAAGTCGCTGTCGGACGGCGCGGCCTTCATCAAGATGGCGGGCATCACGCCCAGGTAATGCAGCACGGTGGCGCCGGAGTTGCGCACGCTGTCCCACCAGGTCTTGGGATGGAAGCGGTCCAGCGGAATCAGGCAGCCGCCCGTCAGCACCATGGCCATGGCCGAATACGCCATGGCGTTCATGTGTACCAGCGGCAGCGGGGTCAGCATGCGTTCCTGACCGGGGCGCAGCGCGGCCAGCCCGCCGATGCGCGAATACCAGCCGCCCGCGTGCAGGAAATAGCGGTTGGGCAGGATGCAGCCCTTGGGTCGGCCCGTGGTGCCGGAGGTGTACAGCAGCGCGCATTCGCTCAGTTCGGTAGGCGCGGTGTCAGCCAGCGGCGCGGCGAAGGACGCTGACGGGGGCGCGTCGTCCGGGCCCATCACACGCAAGGGGCGGCCGGCGCGCTCGGCGGCGGCCATCAGGTCGGCGTGGCGCTGGGGCAGGGCGACGGCCAGGGCGATCTCGGAGTGGCCCGTCAGGTATTCGAG
It contains:
- a CDS encoding AMP-binding protein, with the translated sequence MNTTVHQAFSDTAARYGAQPFLCILPETADVYGIAAGELSYGRAADAIETLRAAYAAAGYGHGHRVGLLLENRPAFFLHWFALNALGVSVVPINPDLRAAELEYLTGHSEIALAVALPQRHADLMAAAERAGRPLRVMGPDDAPPSASFAAPLADTAPTELSECALLYTSGTTGRPKGCILPNRYFLHAGGWYSRIGGLAALRPGQERMLTPLPLVHMNAMAYSAMAMVLTGGCLIPLDRFHPKTWWDSVRNSGATVLHYLGVMPAILMKAAPSDSDLQPAIRFGFGAGVDRTLHAPFEARFGFPLLEAWAMTETGAGAVIIANQEPRYIGTSSFGREEDDVQVRIVTDAGQPATVGEPGELLVRHAGEDPRYGFFAGYLKDEAATDEAWQDGWFHTGDIVRREADGALRFVDRKKNVIRRSGENISAVEVESVLMQHPLVKAVAVAAVPDPVRGDEVLACVVPETLPADDAAMTEAARGIVQWCLQQLAYYKAPGYVAFVDSLPLTTTNKIQRGEMKTLAPTLPGTARCIDTNAMKKRQEPAR
- a CDS encoding thiolase family protein, with the translated sequence MSRLGYDGIVAALPVTIPYERYSTHAAHWWLGRALGALIRQSGVAKTDVDGLCVSSFTLAPDTAVGLVQHLGMSPRWLDHIPMGGASGVAALRRAARAVQAGDANIVACIAGDTNHVDSFRNTVSQFSRFAQDAVYPYGAGGPNASFALLTAHYMRATGATREDFGKLCVAQRDNALRYPHALMKKPLTLQQYLDARVITDPIHLFDCVMPCAGADAFLVMREEQARALNLPHARILSTIERHNAWIDDPIQTRGGWTMDVDELYGQANATPADMDFLQAYDDYPVINLMQIEDLGFCEKGAAPAFVRDHTFTVDGSFPFNTNGGQLSVGQAGAAGGYLGMVEALRQLTGTAGGTQVPDARIGMVSGFGMINYDRGLCTAAAILARSDA